A genome region from Nocardiopsis exhalans includes the following:
- a CDS encoding ATP-binding protein, with translation MQCIAPKPAHTRPERQARHSFPGLPHQVGEARRWALKTLTSWGQEAPEQFPLVVTELATNALDHTHSGGAGGQFTLRLALHAGHIRITVRDAGPRQGRTPTRRTPNLSAQHGRGLTLVDALTRAWGPLKIGTGVFAEVPR, from the coding sequence ATGCAGTGTATCGCCCCCAAACCCGCACACACCAGGCCCGAACGACAAGCCCGCCACAGCTTCCCAGGCCTACCCCACCAGGTCGGTGAAGCTCGCCGCTGGGCCCTGAAGACCCTCACCTCCTGGGGTCAGGAGGCCCCCGAGCAGTTCCCCCTGGTGGTCACCGAGCTCGCCACGAACGCGCTCGACCACACCCACAGCGGAGGAGCAGGTGGCCAATTCACCCTCCGCCTGGCGCTGCACGCCGGTCACATCCGCATCACCGTCCGCGACGCCGGCCCCCGTCAGGGACGCACCCCCACCCGGCGCACCCCGAACCTGTCCGCGCAGCACGGCCGCGGCCTCACCCTGGTGGACGCCCTCACCCGCGCGTGGGGGCCGTTGAAGATCGGTACTGGCGTATTCGCGGAGGTGCCCCGGTGA
- a CDS encoding DUF6879 family protein, whose product MAPATYIYEQRARILTDPGRYVSTADARALTGHTQPTLARLVDEGKLIARRVGRKSLTFQTAPLLGYCRKQHPALTLFDLLATTTGEPVTEKELASELDQASSGTWWTLARRDHAPPDWATWQHWYRGDTLHARTMLFEQRPGWAQQIKEHRARGILRRTLWLPAQPLGRYGQYCLARYQHVTAAGGTVDVLPLWKLHHLEHQQMVPDLEVTPGAVYLRRYTRVGSRNGALRISAPELVTATTAFLG is encoded by the coding sequence ATGGCACCCGCCACCTACATCTACGAGCAGCGCGCCCGTATCCTCACCGATCCCGGCCGGTATGTGTCCACCGCCGATGCCCGCGCCCTGACCGGGCACACCCAGCCCACACTCGCCCGGCTGGTCGACGAGGGAAAGCTCATCGCCCGCCGCGTGGGCCGCAAGTCCCTCACCTTCCAGACCGCGCCCCTTCTCGGCTACTGCCGCAAGCAGCACCCCGCCCTGACCCTGTTCGACCTGCTGGCCACCACCACGGGCGAGCCGGTCACCGAGAAGGAGCTGGCCTCCGAACTCGACCAGGCCAGCTCCGGAACCTGGTGGACCCTGGCCCGCCGCGACCACGCACCTCCGGACTGGGCCACCTGGCAGCACTGGTACCGAGGCGACACCCTCCACGCCCGAACCATGTTGTTCGAGCAGCGTCCCGGGTGGGCGCAGCAGATCAAGGAACACCGCGCCCGCGGCATCTTGCGCCGCACCTTGTGGCTACCCGCCCAGCCGCTGGGCCGGTACGGGCAGTACTGCCTGGCCCGCTACCAGCACGTGACCGCTGCTGGAGGCACGGTCGATGTCCTGCCCCTCTGGAAGCTCCACCACCTGGAGCACCAGCAGATGGTTCCCGACCTCGAAGTCACACCCGGCGCTGTCTACCTGCGCCGCTACACCCGGGTGGGCTCACGCAACGGAGCCCTGCGGATCAGCGCCCCCGAGCTGGTCACCGCGACCACCGCGTTCCTGGGCTAG
- a CDS encoding AAA family ATPase: MAQVENVDGGKVVQAYEAGNITVVNTYARPRPIQLPELPTPPPYSELGLDTLLREAPVDQSRVIVLHGPPGAGKTRIAAHLLHQHLDRYTDGILFADLQGSNAEGPSDPNEVLDRFLRAIHVGADAIPADFSARSAAWRSYTYGREVAVLADDAVSAAQVHALNPGRGPSVVIVTARAPLLSLRLDGADHIEIHHAHARPGPGSAS; this comes from the coding sequence ATGGCCCAGGTGGAGAACGTCGATGGCGGCAAGGTCGTCCAGGCCTACGAGGCCGGGAACATCACCGTGGTCAACACCTATGCGCGGCCCCGCCCGATCCAGCTTCCCGAACTGCCCACTCCCCCGCCCTACTCGGAGCTGGGGCTGGACACCCTCCTGCGGGAAGCACCCGTCGACCAGAGCCGAGTCATCGTCCTGCACGGCCCACCCGGGGCAGGCAAAACCCGGATCGCCGCGCACCTGCTCCACCAACACCTCGACCGCTACACCGACGGCATCCTGTTCGCCGACCTTCAGGGGTCAAACGCCGAAGGGCCCAGCGACCCTAACGAGGTCCTCGACCGCTTCCTACGCGCGATCCATGTCGGTGCGGACGCCATTCCCGCGGACTTCAGTGCCCGATCCGCGGCCTGGCGTTCCTATACCTACGGGCGCGAGGTCGCGGTCCTGGCCGACGACGCCGTATCCGCCGCCCAGGTGCACGCCCTCAACCCGGGCCGGGGCCCGTCCGTGGTGATCGTGACAGCGCGCGCCCCCTTGCTGTCGCTGCGCCTGGACGGGGCCGATCACATCGAGATCCATCATGCCCACGCCCGACCGGGCCCGGGCTCAGCCTCGTGA